From the genome of Pelagicoccus enzymogenes:
CAGGACAATAATCGATTACGATTCCAAGAATACGGTCGGATACATTTGGATCTCACAGTTCTATCCAGATCGAAAGAAGTGCTTTTTATCCTATCTTCACGTAAAACTAGATTTTCGTAGAAGAGGGTTCGGGAAAGCAGCTATGGAAATGATAGATGATTACCTGAAGAGGAGCGGAATCACGGAAATGACATTGAACGTTTTTTCTGATAACCTAGCAGCAAGATCGTTATACTCGAGTTTAGGGTTCTCTGAGTCACTCACGACAATGAGGAAAGAACTATGATTTATACAACAAGTCGGCCCATACAATTCCGGCAAACGCCCGCCTCTTTCACCTCGACCCAACCCCTGAAAACACTAATTTGAAAAGGAACCCCAACTGAGGCCTCCACGTATGGCCTCTGCGTTCGAAGAAAGAAGATGCTCGACCTAAACGATCCACAAACGAGGCACATATTCGAAGCTGCAAAGCTTGAAGACGAAATGCGCCCATTCCTTGTGGCAGTCAGAAAAGAAAACAGAAAACTCGAAGAAGGTGAAGAGTCGCAAATCATCGCGATCCTACATAAACTCGATACCCTAAACC
Proteins encoded in this window:
- a CDS encoding GNAT family N-acetyltransferase, with translation MNENQNSLVDCREISETEFTELKNLWMNDYAISFARSGLMDRETASNRSAEMWSKTFDDGKETKGHLIRTIIDYDSKNTVGYIWISQFYPDRKKCFLSYLHVKLDFRRRGFGKAAMEMIDDYLKRSGITEMTLNVFSDNLAARSLYSSLGFSESLTTMRKEL